A region of Thermobifida halotolerans DNA encodes the following proteins:
- a CDS encoding DUF5941 domain-containing protein, translated as MTPNPQNPHVDLRFLRDDGHLSTGIGALVQGALPPVLPAFAGILVMGVLLSTGLGDLSGVTLFAPAAALLLSGVASAHPHNGRYDWVVPPLLHGAEYLYLFALGYGSGVPGPLVFALIAVVVLHHGSAVRRAHHGVPPPEWAVRAMLGWDGRMLLIAAGGVMGWFPFAYGLLLGYLAVLLVWETAAGWLAAPVAAAAVDEPRNARGGVEASDS; from the coding sequence ATGACCCCGAACCCGCAGAACCCCCACGTCGACCTGCGTTTCCTGCGCGACGACGGTCACCTGAGCACGGGAATCGGCGCCCTCGTCCAGGGGGCGCTGCCGCCGGTCCTGCCCGCGTTCGCGGGGATTCTGGTGATGGGTGTGCTGCTGTCCACCGGACTCGGTGACCTGAGCGGGGTTACCCTGTTCGCACCGGCGGCGGCGCTCCTGCTGTCAGGGGTCGCCTCCGCCCATCCGCACAACGGACGGTACGACTGGGTCGTGCCGCCGCTGCTGCACGGAGCCGAATACCTGTACCTGTTCGCGCTCGGCTACGGTTCAGGCGTACCGGGTCCCCTGGTGTTCGCGCTCATCGCGGTGGTCGTCCTCCACCACGGTTCCGCCGTACGCCGGGCACACCACGGTGTGCCGCCGCCCGAGTGGGCCGTGCGGGCCATGCTGGGCTGGGACGGTCGGATGCTCCTGATCGCGGCCGGAGGGGTGATGGGGTGGTTCCCCTTCGCCTACGGTCTGCTCCTGGGCTATCTGGCGGTCCTGCTCGTGTGGGAGACCGCCGCGGGCTGGCTCGCGGCACCGGTGGCCGCAGCGGCGGTGGACGAGCCGCGTAACGCACGAGGAGGCGTCGAAGCCTCCGACAGTTGA